In the Terriglobia bacterium genome, AGATCGGCGCCCTGTGCCGCGAGTTGTGGGATGCCGGGCTGCGCGTCAGTCCGGCCACGCGCACCCCGAACGAGTGTGACCGGCTCGACGCCAACAACATCGAAGGCGCGCTCTCCCTGCTCGACTCACGCTTCCTGGCCGGCGATGCCGCGCTCTTCCGCCAGCTCCACGACGAGCTGCTGCCCAGGTTGGTGCGCCGCGAGTGGCAATCCCTGGTGCAGGGCGTTGCCGAACTCGCCCGCACACGGCAAGACAAGTTCGGCAACACGATCTTTCATCTGGAACCAAACGTGAAAGAGTGCCCCGGGGGGCTGCGCGATCAGCACATCCTCTACGCGGTGCGCTGTTTTCTTCATTACCGCCACGGCCGCGACGACAACAAGCTCACCTGGGACGCGCAGGAGCAGGCCGCGGCGCGCGGCATCGGTTCGCCCACCCGCGCTCCCGCCGACCCGGCGTCATGGATGCGGGCCTACTTCCAGCACGCTCGCGCCATTCATCGCTTCATGATGCAGGTGCTGGAGGACATCCCTCCCGCGCGCTCTTCGCTGTTCCAGCAGTTTCAGCAATGGCGCTCGCGGGTTTCCAACCAGGACTTTTCCGTAGTCGGCGGGCGCGTTTTCCTGCAGCAGGCCAGCGCCGTCTCCGAACCCGACATGGTGCTCCGCCTCTTCGCCTTCATCGCCCGCCACGGCTTGCGCCTTAGCGCCGACACCGAGCGCCGCACCGAGCAGGCGCTGCCCGCGCTGGCGGAGCGCATGCCGCGCGGCCCCGCGCTGTGGGCGCCCTTGCGCGAGATCCTGCTGGCGCCGCATGCCGCGCAAACCTTGCGAGCCATGCATTCGCTCGGCCTGCTGACGCATCTACTCCCGGAATTCAAGCTGGTGGACTCGCTGGTCCTGCGCGACTTCTACCACCGTTACACCGTGGACGAGCACACCTTCCTGGTCATCGAAAATCTGCAACGCCTCCCCGCCGCCGGCGACAATGGCGATGGCCGTTTCGCCCACATGCTCAGTGAAGTCAAGGAAGCCGACCTGCTGTACCTCGCCACTCTGCTGCACGATCTCGGCAAGGGCGCCCCCGGGGAGCAGCACGTGAAGGCAAGCGTGGGCATCGCCGAAGGCATCCTCGCCCGCCTCGGACTGAATCCGCATGAGCGCGATACCGTGCTCTTCCTCATCGCCAGTCATCTGGAGATGTCGGCCGCGCTTCGCCGCGACATCTTCGACTCGGAAACCATCCGCAGTCTGGCCGAGAAAATCGGCACTCCCGAGCGCCTCCAGATGCTCTGCCTGCTGACCTGGTCCGACATCAAGTCGGTGAATCCGGCCGCCCTCACCCCCTGGAAAGCCGAGATGCTGTGGCAGCTTTACATCGCCACCGTGCGCCACCTCAACCGCAGCGTGGAGCAGGAGACGGTGCACGCCGACGATGCCGACGTGGCCCGAGTCATCTCGATTTTTCCCGACCGCGCGCAGCAAATCCGCGAATTTCTCAGCGGCCTACCGCAGCGCTACTTGCGCACCTACGCCGAGAAGGCCGCCTTCCACTTTCAGCTTGCCGCGCAGCTCCGCACCGGCGACGTCCAGTTGTCACTCAACCTCAATCGCGATCTCTTCGAGCTCACCGTCGTCACCGCCGACCGGCCCGGACTGTTCGCCACCATCGCCGGTTTTCTTTTTGCGTGGGGCATGAGCATTGTAAAAGCCGACGCCTTCGGTCATAGCGCCGGCATCATCCTCGACACTTTTCATTTTTCCGACCGCTTCGGCACGCTGGTGATGAATCCGCCTGAGCGCGAACGTTTCAAGCGCAACCTGGAGGAAGTCCTCTCCGGCGAGGCCAACCTCGACAAGCTGGTTTACAACCGGTTGAAGAGCGAGCGGCCTTCTGCCCCTGCCCTGAAGGTCAAGCCGCGCGTGGATTTTGACGACCAGTGCTCTTCCCACAGCACGGTGCTGGAACTCATCGCCCAGGACCGCCCCGGCCTGCTCTACGACGTCAGTTCCCTGTTCGCCGCCGAGAAGTGCAATATCGAGGTCGCCCTGATTGATACCCAGGGCCACATGGCGGTGGACGTTTTCTATCTCACCTCCGAGGGCCGCAAGCTCGACACTGCCCACCAGGAACGCCTCGCCTCGCAACTGCTCGAAGAACTCGGCTGATTGCCAAAGTCCCTCCCCGACTATCTCAACGTTCCACAAGCCCGTTTGTGGACCCGCGTCACAATTGTGGGCGGGTTGGCGACTACCCAGGATTTGGCCGTTTGCCGGGCGGGTAGGCCTGAACTCCCATCAAGTGAAATGGCCTGTTTGCGCCAACTGGCCACGAGAGCTCTTTGTCGAAATTTCACCTACAAAGCAAAGTGGAACTCTCGGGCTCCGGTTCTCGTATGTGTCTCCATGACGAAGCGCGCCCCATTCGGGTGGAATAACCCTCCTCACGGTCTGTTCTGCCGTCGCTCAGAAACATCCATATGAAAGCAATCGTCTACTACAACTACGGTTCGCCCGATGTTCTCAAGTGTGAAGAGATTGAAAAGCCGACCGCTGGGGACGATGAAGTTTTGATAAAAGTCCGGGCGGCCTCCGTCAATCCACTTGACTGGCACCTCATGAGAGGCACGCCGTACATCGGTCGCTTAATGATCGGCCTGCGCAAACCGAAGATCACACGACCCGGCGTTGATGTGGCCGGCCAGGTTGAAGCGGTGGGCAGAAACGTAACGCAGTTCAAGCCAGGCGACGAGGTGTTCGGCTCGTGCCGTGGGGCCTTTGCCGAGTATGCGTGCACTTCCGAGTCGAAATTGGCCATGAAGCCCGATAACGTGACGTTTGAACAGGCGGCTTCTGTCCCTGTGGCAGCATTCACCGCATTGCAGGGTCTTCGCCACAAGGGACGGATTCAGCCGGGGCAGAAGGTCTTGATTAACGGTGCGGCGGGAGGCGTGGGTACGCTCGCTGTGCAGATCGCCAAGTCCTTCGGCGCAGATGTAACCGGCGTATGCAGTACGAGGAATGTGGACATGGTCCGATCCATCGGCGCGGATTGGGTCATTGATTACACCCAGGAGGATTTCACCAAAAGTGGGCAACATTACGACCTGATTTTCGACCTCGTGGCGAACCATTCGTTGTTGGCATGCAGGCGCGTCTTAAATCCCAAGGGGATATACATCGCGGCCGGAGTACTGGGCGTGTCGATGATCGGTCTTCTGGCTCGTTTGATCACAGCGCCTGTATTGTCACTTTTCGTGAGCCAGAAGTTCGTCGTGTTGATGGCGAGATCGAGCAAAGAGGACCTGACCATCATGCGCGAGCTCATGGAGGCCGGAAAAGTAACACCGGTCATCGACAGGCGTTACAGGTTGAGTGAGGTCCCTGAGGCCATCCGGTATCTGGCAGAAGGACACGCTCGAGGAAAAGTAGTAATAACTTTGGAATATAACAACAAGACCTGACAACGCGCTGCGCCCGACTTTGCTCCGCTGCGCTTCGCCGCGGTCGAGTCACGGGCAACTCGGAAACAATCGCCTCGCCGCCTTCCAAACGGCGAATTACCCAATCGGTAAATCCCCAGATCCCTCCGCGGTGCTATCGTAGTGACGATGTCCGAACCAGAATCTTTCAACGATGTCCTCTCGCAGTTCGAGCAGGCCCACGCCCACAAGCCCGCCGAGGGCCGCCGGCAACTGGAAGGCACCGTGATTGCCGTCACCGGTGACTCGGTACTGCTCGACATCGGATTCAAGACCGAAGGCATTCTGCCGCTGGCCGCATTCCAGGATGCCGCTGAAACCGTCAAGCCCGGCGACAAGTTCCCGGTCTCGGTCACCGGCCGCGACCCCGAGGGCTACTACCAGCTTTCCCGTTCGCGCGTGGAGCGTCCCACCGACTGGTCTTCCCTGCAGCAGGCCTTCACCGAGCAGGCGGCCATCATGGGCACGGTCACTGCTGTGTGTAAGGGCGGGGTCAGCGTGGATGTCGGCGTGCGCGCCTTCATGCCGGCCTCGCGCAGCGGCACCCGCGACGCCGCCGAGTTGGAAAAACTGGTCGGCCAGCAGATCCACTGCCGCATCACCAAGCTCGACGTCACCGACGAAGATGTGGTGGTGGACCGCCGCGCCGTCCTGCAAGACGAAGCGCGTGCTTCCAACCAGCGCCGCTACTCCGAACTCAAGGAAGGCGATCTCATTACCGGCACGGTCCGCAGCCTCACCGATTACGGCGCCTTCGTGGACATCGGCGGCGTGGACGCCTTGCTGCACGTTGGCGACCTCGCCTGGAGCCGTGTCAACAAGCCCGCCGACGTGCTCTCCGTCGGCCAGCAGATCGAAGCGCGCGTGCTGAAGATCGATCCCGGCAAGCGCCGCATTTCTCTCGGACTCAAGCAGCTGCAGCCGCATCCCTGGGATTCCGCCGCGGAAAAATACAAGGCCGGCGAGCGCGTGCGCGGCACCGTCACCCGCATCGTGGATTTCGGCGCCTTCGTGGAACTGGAGCCCGGCGTAGAGGGGTTGATTCACATCTCCGAAATGTCGTGGGCAAAAAGAATCAAGAAAGCCAGCGACGTGGTCAAGCAGGGCGAATCCGTGGAAGCCGTCATCCTCGGCGTCAACCTTGCTGACCGTCGTATCTCGCTCGGCCTGAAGCAGGCGCTGGGCGATCCCTGGGCGCTGGCGGCGCAGAATTATCCTGTCGGGTCGGTGATCGAAGGCCCGGTCACCAACCTCACCAACTTCGGCGCTTTTGTGCAGCTTGCCGAAGGGGTAGAGGGCATGATCCACGTCGGCAACATCAGCGCCGAAAAACGCATTGACCATCCCCACGACGTGCTGCGCGTCGGTCAGACGGTCCGCGCGCAGGTGCTGGAATTCGATCGCGACAAGCGCCGCATCTCGCTCGGCATGAAACAACTCGTCCCCACCGGCCTCGACGAATACCTCGCCGAGCACAAGCCCGGTGACCTGGTCAGCGGCCGCATCATGGAGATTTCCGGATCCGACGCGCGCGTCGAACTCGGCGAAGGCATCCATGCCATTTGCCGCATCCCCGTCGCCGCGCAGGCGGAGAAGCAAACGGAAGCAGAGAGCGGAGAGGTTTCAGATCAGGCCAAGCCGGACCTGACCTCGCTCACTTCCATGCTGAACGCGCGCTGGAAAGGCACTTCGGCTCCGAGTAAGGCTGCGTCCAAAGCGGAAGCCGCCAGCGCCGGGCAGATTCGCAGCTTCCGCATCGCCAAGCTCGACCCCGCCGCCAAGAAAATTCAACTGGAATTGGCCTGATGGGCCAAGGTTCTGCGGTGGTTGCTCCAACCGGCCGAGCACGATTGCAGCAAGTCTTGATCAATCTCCGGCAACGGCAGCGGATTTTTTTGCCAGCAGCGCATTCACCTTGCTGATGACGGCAAAGGCGTCGGCGACATAGACCACGTCGGCCTTGCCGCGCGCCCAGCCGCAGTTGGGGTCGAGGTTGATCGCCCGGCGCTCGGTGATGAAGCGCCAGCCAACCACGTGCGGCTCTTCGCCGTGGCAGCAGGTGGAGAGCCCCTTGGGATGGCGCGGCGTTGCTCCCGTCTGTCCGACCTGGTTCAAGTGGGTCATAAAGAGCAGCGTCGCCTGGTTTT is a window encoding:
- a CDS encoding NAD(P)-dependent alcohol dehydrogenase, which codes for MKAIVYYNYGSPDVLKCEEIEKPTAGDDEVLIKVRAASVNPLDWHLMRGTPYIGRLMIGLRKPKITRPGVDVAGQVEAVGRNVTQFKPGDEVFGSCRGAFAEYACTSESKLAMKPDNVTFEQAASVPVAAFTALQGLRHKGRIQPGQKVLINGAAGGVGTLAVQIAKSFGADVTGVCSTRNVDMVRSIGADWVIDYTQEDFTKSGQHYDLIFDLVANHSLLACRRVLNPKGIYIAAGVLGVSMIGLLARLITAPVLSLFVSQKFVVLMARSSKEDLTIMRELMEAGKVTPVIDRRYRLSEVPEAIRYLAEGHARGKVVITLEYNNKT
- a CDS encoding HD domain-containing protein; the encoded protein is MSTAAPIGALDNYYAGESARIARAFELTGDGRVAVGQRSELVVNMVVGLWRNLFGDEAPGFALGAIGGFGRAELFPHSDIDLLFLCAQPPDAEVKQKIGALCRELWDAGLRVSPATRTPNECDRLDANNIEGALSLLDSRFLAGDAALFRQLHDELLPRLVRREWQSLVQGVAELARTRQDKFGNTIFHLEPNVKECPGGLRDQHILYAVRCFLHYRHGRDDNKLTWDAQEQAAARGIGSPTRAPADPASWMRAYFQHARAIHRFMMQVLEDIPPARSSLFQQFQQWRSRVSNQDFSVVGGRVFLQQASAVSEPDMVLRLFAFIARHGLRLSADTERRTEQALPALAERMPRGPALWAPLREILLAPHAAQTLRAMHSLGLLTHLLPEFKLVDSLVLRDFYHRYTVDEHTFLVIENLQRLPAAGDNGDGRFAHMLSEVKEADLLYLATLLHDLGKGAPGEQHVKASVGIAEGILARLGLNPHERDTVLFLIASHLEMSAALRRDIFDSETIRSLAEKIGTPERLQMLCLLTWSDIKSVNPAALTPWKAEMLWQLYIATVRHLNRSVEQETVHADDADVARVISIFPDRAQQIREFLSGLPQRYLRTYAEKAAFHFQLAAQLRTGDVQLSLNLNRDLFELTVVTADRPGLFATIAGFLFAWGMSIVKADAFGHSAGIILDTFHFSDRFGTLVMNPPERERFKRNLEEVLSGEANLDKLVYNRLKSERPSAPALKVKPRVDFDDQCSSHSTVLELIAQDRPGLLYDVSSLFAAEKCNIEVALIDTQGHMAVDVFYLTSEGRKLDTAHQERLASQLLEELG
- a CDS encoding 30S ribosomal protein S1, whose amino-acid sequence is MSEPESFNDVLSQFEQAHAHKPAEGRRQLEGTVIAVTGDSVLLDIGFKTEGILPLAAFQDAAETVKPGDKFPVSVTGRDPEGYYQLSRSRVERPTDWSSLQQAFTEQAAIMGTVTAVCKGGVSVDVGVRAFMPASRSGTRDAAELEKLVGQQIHCRITKLDVTDEDVVVDRRAVLQDEARASNQRRYSELKEGDLITGTVRSLTDYGAFVDIGGVDALLHVGDLAWSRVNKPADVLSVGQQIEARVLKIDPGKRRISLGLKQLQPHPWDSAAEKYKAGERVRGTVTRIVDFGAFVELEPGVEGLIHISEMSWAKRIKKASDVVKQGESVEAVILGVNLADRRISLGLKQALGDPWALAAQNYPVGSVIEGPVTNLTNFGAFVQLAEGVEGMIHVGNISAEKRIDHPHDVLRVGQTVRAQVLEFDRDKRRISLGMKQLVPTGLDEYLAEHKPGDLVSGRIMEISGSDARVELGEGIHAICRIPVAAQAEKQTEAESGEVSDQAKPDLTSLTSMLNARWKGTSAPSKAASKAEAASAGQIRSFRIAKLDPAAKKIQLELA